The following DNA comes from Bombus pascuorum chromosome 3, iyBomPasc1.1, whole genome shotgun sequence.
ACCATCATAGCAAAGTACCTATTACCATGTTTGTTATATAGTCATATGGATGCACAAACaagaattattacaaatattcgtgaacatactataaattttgtaaaaaatttattggatGAATATGAGAAGGAAGCCAAAACTGCAATTTTAACATTGATACAACATATAATGTTGTTCTGTCCAGATCGACTCGAAGCTAGACAAAAACAAGCTAATGTGTTGCTAAAACTGTTTAGAATATGTAACCAGAATATTGCACTAGAAGCCTTTAAGGATTTAATACTATTGTCACATCATTCAAAGATACCTTTTAGATTATTTGCTCAAGAAATAATTGGGAAATTATTACTTGAGTCCTTTTTGATGAATTGTAATATAACTGATTGCTTAAAAGCTAAGGTAAAAAGAGTATTCTTTGCAATTGTATTGACTAGATGTATGGATTGTTCAAGTATGGTAAGAGGAAAAGCCATGGCTATAATTGCTGAATTTACAGAATCAAGCAATGAAAAGGATAAAGAAATACTtttaactatatttaaaaagtcagatataaataaacaatttcttacATTTCATGACATAAAGAATTCTCTATCTGAagatattgatttattaccaGGATCAAATGCATTAATAACTATGCTGGCAGATAGAGTAGAGGATGAAAGAGCAATGGTAAGACGAAGCACattgcaaattttaaaaaacttGATTGTAATGGTTCCATTTCTGATACATGAAATTGTACCTATAATTAGCCTCAGATGCAGAGATCCAGCATTAATCGTGCGACGTTTTGCTGTACAAGTTCTATCTCAACTTTTAGAACAATTTCCAGATAACTCTCAACTCCTAAATGAATGGGTACAAACTGTTATACCACAAATATTtgacattgaaattaaagtacaAGAAAAGGTGCTAGGTTGTTTAGAagagttattattaaatagaataCAAAGTATTTCTACAAGTACTGATACTATTGCAGATAATTTGCcatggaaaattttaaatgctgtagcaaatatgaaaatgagaaGACATTTATCAAAAGCCTGTAGCTTATGGGTTAAAAATGGTGTTATTACTAAttctataatgaaaaatatacaatctCATATTGGAACAAATAATAACATAGAAGCTTGGGTCTTTTTGGTTGCATTGGCTGAAAATACCAAGTTACCAAatatgaacaaatatttttcaaattatcaggaaatttttctagaaaataatttttacacaaGTTTAGTTTTGCAAGTTTTAAGATGTTCTTGGAAGTCTTTAGATTATGAAATTCTAGAAGATCTTCATACCTATCTATATAAATGCTTGCAACAATTCAAGATTAATTTTGGATTAATTAGCATTTGTTTGGATATTATACACaacataattcattatttaaatcctgataaagataataatttgttagaaTCAAATATGCTAAATCTAGTAGAGATTTCAGAGatagaaattgcaaaaatttttaaagatgaAAACGAAGATGTAGAGGCACCATCCAATTATTTAAGAGCTATGTTTACATTAGGACATGCAACAATTTTATGCAGCTGCAAAATTTCACCATTAACGCTACGGATTTTACAAGGAATGTTATTAGAATGGGAAACACTACCAGAAGTCATAAAACCGATAGAAGAACTGCAAGCTTCAGCAGTTGTTATTCTTGGACAGCAAGCAATGAGAGATCGTGAAATTGCTAAAGAAGTAGTCCaaatatttggtaaattaaTGCGAGAAGAAACAAATCTAGATTCAATTGTTCAAATTGCTGTGAAAATAAATGCTGCAAAAGCTTTGGCTGATATATGTGTTAGGTTCACTGCTTTGGTGGAACCATACTTATCAGATATGTGCGTAAGTATGAAAAATTCAACTCCACAAGTACGAGAGGCTATTGTGGTGATATTTATTCAACTTCTTCTGGAAGATTACATAAAAGTTAAGGgtcctttcctttttcatatattaacaATGTTGTTGGATTCGGACAATATGATACGTGAATTAACAATCTTTCTCATAGAAGAACGACTTTTAACAAAGAATAAGTCACTAATATCACAAAAATTTCTACAGAGCATAtatcattataataattatcaatctcaacataaaatttatcaccATAAAATGTgtgagaaagaaaagaaagttttgACACTTcctggaaaaagaaatgaaaagaaacggagaataatttatgatttcaTGCTGGATCATTTAGATCCTCCAGGAAAGATGAAATTGTTTGTAAAAGTAACTAGTCAAATACTTGATAGAATTTGTGTTGATTTGATTgacattaaaaaagaagaaggagcgGGCGTATTAAAGGATGcattgtatataataagtaaCGAGCGTCTACGACCATCATCTTTTAACAGACAAGGTGATGATGACCAACAAGAGGGCGAAGAATGTAGAGCTCAAACAAATGTTCCAAATTCTAATGCTATTAGCATTATTATTGAAGGAATTAAGAAATATAGTTTAGATGTTCTATTACCTAGattaataaaacttagaataaaattatctactCTAAAATCACcattagaaaattttgtaaaacagaTTCTAGTTAAAACATATTCTGAATATAACAAGGACCAACTATTAAACATAGTAAGCGAATATCCTGAATTGGAAAAAGAAGTGGAGCAGTTTAAAAAGTatgttcaaatttatttaatcttatatattacttactgacttattactttatttatattactaattattaatgttaatacATTTTAGACAGATGGAAGACATTACAGTTGATGATGAGAATTTTactgaagaagaaaattctgcatcagaaattaataatcaaagtgcgtccaataaaaatttagatcTAACGATGTGTAATTTAAACCCTAAAATTGTATTAGAGCGTCTTTCGATTGCACAATTGTTAAATTCTAATTCACCAATTAGCGCTTTAGATAGTTTGAATTCTCCAACATATTCAAACTCAATTTTATGTTCACCTTCACAACCTGGTCCTAGTACAAGTACACCTAcatgttttaattttgaatcTAATGGCACTGCAGGTCGTGCTGCAAAAGTTAGAAGACTTTCTAGtttctttcaaaatgaaaatgaactATTTGATCACAAAATaagaggaagaaatatttcccAGGTTCAAGATGATAGTGAGTCTGATTAGGATAAGTAAGACAagttatttctgtttctttatttttatttatgatgcACTGTGTAAAAACGTAGGAAGAATGAAACCTACCTCTTAATTTTCGTTGAATACGAAATGACGTTTGTGAAATAGTATACATTCTACTTTCCAATTCTTTTTGTATATCTGAAACATACAAATTgttaattagtatttaaataCAACATTTGGTGATTTGTTCTTACCTTTATTAGTGTATGATAAaacattattatgtaaatcCTTTACAATAGCGGTATTGGCAGCAATAAGTTGAATTAAGTCTCGAACTTCCTCAacctatattaatattatttgtatatctactactaatataaaaatctgtgatatttaaatgataacttaaatattcatatatatttatatatacgtacttGATCTAATACTgcctttaattttttattttgggaCATTTGTATGTGTACATCTTGTAAAAATCCTTTACCAAACATAGTACTACTATTTTGATACTAAAGAGAAGTGGTAAGAaacagtatattatatatcaatttttacagagacaatatttagaaagtcgatgacaaatattattctaatagattttattacttatgttatttgttattaatataatactttacgcgaaattttattcaaattctaatgttataatgtaagtGATGAAgttcaaatttgaatttataaaatggtaAAACACTAACAGCACGTAACTCCGGCATTCGATCGCGGACCATGATAGATATTGTTTGAGAATCAGCGTATAactgataattttataaattaaacacataaaatatgttttttatcTATCTTATCAGTGCAGTAGAGATAATTGATAAAATCCATCGTGCCGTTGACATTACTATTTATAATTGATTGTGTGTAATTTACGAAAAtcagttaaatatatttgtaagtGGTTTTATTTTCTGTACGACTCGACTCGCTTCACAGTTACACTGCATTACTTAGAAGATGCTTTGCATCTGAAATGAAATAGGAAATAGGCACTTAGCATCTGGACTACAAGGACAGCATTGACATGAATTATAAACCTTTGACTTGTTCTTTTATACActtttttatatgttataataatagCAATAGTCTTTTTTTAAAACTACGATGCTTCCTTTTTTGCATAAACaatagttatatttatatcaaggACAAATTGTCACTTGTGAACTATCAATATAATCACATGctattaaaagttattacttaaatatatatttcgaaaaaatgatttatatttaattgcaatttgataataaaagataCAGTTGGAATGTAAAGTTAAATTTCTGTAAtactaaatgaaaaaaaagaaaagttttatatttatatgtaattttatcagCATGTAATTATAAAGGAAGGATAGTGGTTAACGAAAgtattttctgtattattttaaatttatagactaaacattttttgcttttcgttcaataaattgctataaataaacataacaCTTTGGGAAAACagtaaatgtatttattatattataaagtaacatCAAACAagcaattataaatatatttcattacatctaaataacataatacatctaaataaaatatcttaatatcaCCATAGAGAATAGTTTAAGaacatgaaatatattttctctccctttttctGTGCGCACCGCGTTAAcactaatataatatataaataaatcaacaaGAAGAAATAGACATAGTACTAAAGaatcattaaattttactcTCTTTTTCAAGGCAAATCAATCAGTCTTATAGAACCCTCAATTAGAACAAAatgattgtattatttaaaggtacatatatatatatatatatatattatgtttatgtAACCACAAGTTCAGTATTAACAAGATATATAGTTTTAGCGCAAAGCTAACTTTGTGGGATGTATGCCGTCTACATCGATGAGTGTTTTTTTAGAACTTTCaacgttgtaaaatatttacaacaagagaatacattaaaatatattttacctatttttaaatactataggatgtgttttatatttatccaaatatatatacacactgaacaaacaattttaagaaaatgatGGAGTTTTAAACCACAGTCTTATGATTGTAGCATAAATCAACATCTCGCTTATTTTTGAATCTTATTTAACGCTACGCGAAATACGATGAAGATGTAATCACTTGATCATTTTGTATACAAACTATGtctaaagtatatatatacattatatgtatatatattacattttctttagAAATACTGATCTCTTTCACTGGTCTGTATATTCTTCCCTCTTCGTTCTTTCAccttaatttctattttagcACGTAAGTGATAAACGCGTATTTTGCTAAGACGTTCCCGTTCGCGTTCTAACTTTATCCTTCAGATAGTTGGCCACCTGTGTCTGTGAGTGCCTAATAGCTAATTGAAGCGGCGTGATACCTTCTTGGTTCACGAGTAAAGGATCCGCTCCTGCACCTACCAGCTGTCTTGTAACAGTCATTTGTCCTGTTAATGCAGCTGCATGCAGTGCACTTTCACCATTCTGAAACAGTAATtatcttttgtaattttaaatgaactATAGCAAACAGAACACATTAtcattagaattattataccCTACAGTATCTAACATAGATATATCTTtcataattgtttataaattatttttgtaatttttgttaaatattatatattggctgtgatttttatagatttgttgagaattttgagTTTCAGTTTAAGAGACATTTGTACTTACTGGAAGAATACCAAGAGATGGACGGTACTTGAGTAGCTCGCCTACAACAGCGGTATGGCCCTTGTGAGCCGCCTTGAATAGCGGGGTCGCGCCATCCTACAAAAGAAAACACTCTACACCAACCATTCTTTTGAAAAGTCGATTCCAGCTTCCTCTCTTTGTCCGATTATTCTCGACTTACGTGTCTGGTGGCATCGACCTTCGCACCAGCTTTCAAAAGCCTCCTCACAACGTGATCGTGTCCCATTTGCGCTCCTATCCATAAAGGCGTGGCACCATCGGTTCTTGCCGCGTCCGTTTTTGCCCCATGCTCCAGAAGAACCTCTAGGATACGCAAGTGGCCATTTTGAGCGGCAATGAATAATGCCGTGGCCCCATCCTACAAATATTAAGCAAATTGttacctttttttctttctttgattCGATAGTCGCTAACTATAAGTTAGGAATAATTCTTCTATATTTGATGAACGACATTCTTTATCGTAAAAGTCCAACCAAACCAGCTCACCTTCATGTAAGCGTTCGGATTGGCGCCTCTTTCAATCAGTCCCTCAACAACATCTAGGTGACCGCACTGGCACGCGACAAAAAGTGGGGTACCGCCGTCCTGCAATCGCAACCAGAAATTGTCGAACGTTTCCATTTCACCTGGCTACACGATACTCTTTACTACGGTACAACTTACTATGCTGCAA
Coding sequences within:
- the LOC132904779 gene encoding condensin-2 complex subunit D3-like isoform X2, coding for MEPLKIFDNFKFSELNEDWIQSVWDGEFMIYNEPPDEYQMFLESEDMRLLLNESCTVVKAWLVKGEDQNNSENYDSEISWNTLISIDINVRALLAVLSYIIKNGQSKTANEETRQSCLYATNLYFILLAIPGSCAFNVFHPTLYQRAIETIKIGSEYLIYPFKKHNKTISLDDLNIIEQSMNETIILSQSEKEILIQNLNIIICSFILMTKSFWFKDHIQLLDITILGLIEVTKVDDNYIIDQCFNKKADTLNVSLPQNAYAALKELCNNKHGPVKITITIIAKYLLPCLLYSHMDAQTRIITNIREHTINFVKNLLDEYEKEAKTAILTLIQHIMLFCPDRLEARQKQANVLLKLFRICNQNIALEAFKDLILLSHHSKIPFRLFAQEIIGKLLLESFLMNCNITDCLKAKVKRVFFAIVLTRCMDCSSMVRGKAMAIIAEFTESSNEKDKEILLTIFKKSDINKQFLTFHDIKNSLSEDIDLLPGSNALITMLADRVEDERAMVRRSTLQILKNLIVMVPFLIHEIVPIISLRCRDPALIVRRFAVQVLSQLLEQFPDNSQLLNEWVQTVIPQIFDIEIKVQEKVLGCLEELLLNRIQSISTSTDTIADNLPWKILNAVANMKMRRHLSKACSLWVKNGVITNSIMKNIQSHIGTNNNIEAWVFLVALAENTKLPNMNKYFSNYQEIFLENNFYTSLVLQVLRCSWKSLDYEILEDLHTYLYKCLQQFKINFGLISICLDIIHNIIHYLNPDKDNNLLESNMLNLVEISEIEIAKIFKDENEDVEAPSNYLRAMFTLGHATILCSCKISPLTLRILQGMLLEWETLPEVIKPIEELQASAVVILGQQAMRDREIAKEVVQIFGKLMREETNLDSIVQIAVKINAAKALADICVRFTALVEPYLSDMCVSMKNSTPQVREAIVVIFIQLLLEDYIKVKGPFLFHILTMLLDSDNMIRELTIFLIEERLLTKNKSLISQKFLQSIYHYNNYQSQHKIYHHKMCEKEKKVLTLPGKRNEKKRRIIYDFMLDHLDPPGKMKLFVKVTSQILDRICVDLIDIKKEEGAGVLKDALYIISNERLRPSSFNRQGDDDQQEGEECRAQTNVPNSNAISIIIEGIKKYSLDVLLPRLIKLRIKLSTLKSPLENFVKQILVKTYSEYNKDQLLNIVSEYPELEKEVEQFKKWKTLQLMMRILLKKKILHQKLIIKVRPIKI
- the LOC132904779 gene encoding condensin-2 complex subunit D3-like isoform X1, translating into MEPLKIFDNFKFSELNEDWIQSVWDGEFMIYNEPPDEYQMFLESEDMRLLLNESCTVVKAWLVKGEDQNNSENYDSEISWNTLISIDINVRALLAVLSYIIKNGQSKTANEETRQSCLYATNLYFILLAIPGSCAFNVFHPTLYQRAIETIKIGSEYLIYPFKKHNKTISLDDLNIIEQSMNETIILSQSEKEILIQNLNIIICSFILMTKSFWFKDHIQLLDITILGLIEVTKVDDNYIIDQCFNKKADTLNVSLPQNAYAALKELCNNKHGPVKITITIIAKYLLPCLLYSHMDAQTRIITNIREHTINFVKNLLDEYEKEAKTAILTLIQHIMLFCPDRLEARQKQANVLLKLFRICNQNIALEAFKDLILLSHHSKIPFRLFAQEIIGKLLLESFLMNCNITDCLKAKVKRVFFAIVLTRCMDCSSMVRGKAMAIIAEFTESSNEKDKEILLTIFKKSDINKQFLTFHDIKNSLSEDIDLLPGSNALITMLADRVEDERAMVRRSTLQILKNLIVMVPFLIHEIVPIISLRCRDPALIVRRFAVQVLSQLLEQFPDNSQLLNEWVQTVIPQIFDIEIKVQEKVLGCLEELLLNRIQSISTSTDTIADNLPWKILNAVANMKMRRHLSKACSLWVKNGVITNSIMKNIQSHIGTNNNIEAWVFLVALAENTKLPNMNKYFSNYQEIFLENNFYTSLVLQVLRCSWKSLDYEILEDLHTYLYKCLQQFKINFGLISICLDIIHNIIHYLNPDKDNNLLESNMLNLVEISEIEIAKIFKDENEDVEAPSNYLRAMFTLGHATILCSCKISPLTLRILQGMLLEWETLPEVIKPIEELQASAVVILGQQAMRDREIAKEVVQIFGKLMREETNLDSIVQIAVKINAAKALADICVRFTALVEPYLSDMCVSMKNSTPQVREAIVVIFIQLLLEDYIKVKGPFLFHILTMLLDSDNMIRELTIFLIEERLLTKNKSLISQKFLQSIYHYNNYQSQHKIYHHKMCEKEKKVLTLPGKRNEKKRRIIYDFMLDHLDPPGKMKLFVKVTSQILDRICVDLIDIKKEEGAGVLKDALYIISNERLRPSSFNRQGDDDQQEGEECRAQTNVPNSNAISIIIEGIKKYSLDVLLPRLIKLRIKLSTLKSPLENFVKQILVKTYSEYNKDQLLNIVSEYPELEKEVEQFKKQMEDITVDDENFTEEENSASEINNQSASNKNLDLTMCNLNPKIVLERLSIAQLLNSNSPISALDSLNSPTYSNSILCSPSQPGPSTSTPTCFNFESNGTAGRAAKVRRLSSFFQNENELFDHKIRGRNISQVQDDSESD
- the LOC132904800 gene encoding ankyrin repeat domain-containing protein 29, which produces MSMKKESPWDVELHLAAARGDAKRLRVLLDSGRVHVDCKDKDGTTPLILAAAGGHIEAVTELLQQGADPNARRLTGTTALFFAAQGGYMDIASLLLEHGSIVDSCSIDGGTPLFVACQCGHLDVVEGLIERGANPNAYMKDGATALFIAAQNGHLRILEVLLEHGAKTDAARTDGATPLWIGAQMGHDHVVRRLLKAGAKVDATRHDGATPLFKAAHKGHTAVVGELLKYRPSLGILPNGESALHAAALTGQMTVTRQLVGAGADPLLVNQEGITPLQLAIRHSQTQVANYLKDKVRTRTGTS